Sequence from the Salinicoccus sp. RF5 genome:
ACACAGCGTCCGCACAGGATGCACTGATCGGGGTCGTACCTGTAGAATGCATTGCGCATCACTTCGGCGCCTTTAGTCTCATGGGGCGTCTCCTGGTGGCTGATCCTCATTTCCTTGACCGTGTTATGTATCTCACAGTTGCCGTTGTTGAAATCACACACTGTACAGTAGAGTTCATGATTTCCCAGAATACGGTCCATTGCTATAAGCTGAGCTTCGTGGACTTCCTCGCCAAATGTTTCCACTACATCTCCCGGGTTCAGTTCCGTAGAACAGGAACGTACAAATTCACCATTCACTTTGACGATGCATGTATCACATGTTTCGATGGCGCCGAGGCTGGGGTGGTAGCAGAGATTCGGCGGTTCAACGTTGTTCTCCTTCAGGTGATTGAGCACAGTCTTGTCTGCCGCAGCCTGCTGTTTCCGACCATTCAATGTTATTTCAAAAGAATCTGGCATTCCAATACCCCTTTCGAATTCAGTTTTATATGCTGTTTCCCTGATATTGTAAAATTCAAACATTTATAATTATATAAACATAGAATAAAAGAATTCTGCATTGTAAAAAGAGACCACCTCTTCAGATGGTCCCTCCTTCCAGTTTATTGAACTTCTCTTACCGGCAGCCATATTTCACTGTATGCGTGGTCCTTTTTTTCTGTACTCATTTGGGTGAACGAGAATGTCGGTGCCTCGATCAGTTCATAGTTGGAAGAAGGCAGCCATTCGGAATGGGTCCGCGCCATAGTCTCCTGCATTGTCCCGGGGAATTTTCCTTCGTTGGGGAACACAGCCCATGTGCAGGCCTCTACATGCTTCCTATCCAGATTGTCGCTGATATCTGTTTCAGTCGTCAGTACGCCAATCATATGGGTCAGTTCCCCTTCTTCCTTCATGAATTTCTCGTCGGCATCATATGATGCATTGACGATTTCCTGAGGATCAATGTTCTGTAATCGTCGCATTTCATTCCTTTGTGCCTCTGTAATGCTTTTCGCAAGTTCCATGATGGAGTCGTTGACCCCTTCAAACTGCATTGGTACCCTCTTTTCCACCCCAGCTATTGTAAAAGCAGGCATTTCTACTAGTTTCACTTCCATATTTTCTCCTCCTCTGACATCGATATAGAATGAAAGCTTGGGAAATGATGTGATGGCACCTTTCCTGCAGGCTTCGGAGGGCAGCATGCCACTCCAGGATTTGAATGCTCTTGAAAAGCCCTCGACAGAGTTATAGCCGTATTTGAAGGCGACTTCAGTTACACTATGCCCCTGAACCAGGTCCTGATTCGCCATGGACAGCTTTCTTTTCTTGATGTATTCGCTGAGTGGCATGCCCGTGATGTACAAGAAAAGCTTTCTGAAGTGATAATCCGACTCCCCGACATAGCGTGCAACATCGCTGAGTTGCAGGTCATTGGAAAGGTTCTTCTCTATATAGTCGATTACATCATTCAATTTTCCAATCATCATTTCCACGTTCCTTTCACTGCTGATGTTACATTTTCATTGGAAGTTCGACCCGATATTTTTAATATGGGAATTGTCGTATGACATTTGGGTTATGAGGTATGGAATGGGGAAAGTATCCTATGTATCCAAGTATAGTTAAGTATGAATACATGACACAAATGAAATAATAAGAATGGAAAGCCGGGGATTAATATGAAGGTATCAGAATCATTGGAACTGCGTAATGGCATCACACTGAAAAACCGCTTCTTCAAGTCGGCCATGAGTGAAACGATGGCCAACGGTCGCAATCAGCCGGGGGAGAAACATGTCAGACTCTATCATGAATGGGCCAAAGGTGGTGCTGGCGTAGTCGTCACAGGAAATGTGATGGTCGACCGCAATGCACTTGGAGAGCCTGGAAATGTCGTCATCGAGGATGAGAAAGATATGGATATGCTGAAGAGATGGGCAGAAAAAGGTACAGAATACGACACCCATCTCTGGATGCAGATCAACCACCCCGGCAAGCAGTCGCCCAAGACCATGTCCAAAGAGCCCGTGGCGCCAAGCGCCATTCCGATGGGCGAGGCGTTAAAGGGTGCTTTCAATCCGCCGCGCACACTGGAGAATGGCGAAATAAAAAAAATTGTTGAAAGATATGTGAAGACTGCAGAGGTTGCCAAAAAAGCAGGATTCACCGGCGTCCAGATCCACGGTGCCCATGGCTATCTGGTCAACCAGTTCCTCTCTCCCCATGATAACCGTCGGGGTGATGAGTATGGCGGCGATCTTGAAAACCGCATGCGTTTCCTGATGGAAATCTATAAAGGGATGCGCAGGGTTTTGGGAGAAACATTCCCCATCTCTTTGAAGCTCAATTCTTCCGACTTCAACAAGGAGGGTTTCACCGAAGCGGAATCATTCGCGGTTGTCGAGAAGATGGCCGAAATGGGTCTGGACCTGATTGAAATATCCGGAGGAAATTATGAACAACCGAAAATGTCGACGGGTACGGATTCGGAAGTGTTCTTCCTGGACTATGCCCAAAAATTGAAGGAGAAGGTCGATATTCCCGTAGTCGTTACAGGAGGCTTCAGGTCCAAAGAAAGTATGGAGGCCGCTCTTGAAAAGGGACATACAGATATGATCGGCATCGCCAGGCCCATGGTTCTGGATCCCCACCTTCCAAACCGGATCATGTCAGGCGACTATAAGAGGATAACGACAAGACGCCTCACTACAGGCATAAAGGGGCTGGATGAAAAGGTGGGGCCGGCTGTAGGAAACGTCTATTATGCCATGCAGCTCAAGCGGATTGCTGAAGGGAAGGAAGCACAGCAGCACACCAATGCATGGCGCCCGCTCCTGCACCTTATCGCAACCCATGGACCGCAGGCATTGAAACCGAAACGGCGGAAATGAAAAAAGATGTAGCTAATGCCTGTATAATGGGAGTAACGATATCAAGAAGGGACTTTCCAGTTCCATCAAAATATAGGTTTACGGTAGTAACATAAGATTTATCTCCAAATTATGAGGACCAGAGGTCTCCATTAAGACAACAATAAAGCCTGAGCATCGCTCAGGCTTTCCAATTAGAGAATATATCATGGAATTATTTCTTTCCACCAGGGAACTTCTGTCTGTTGAGCATTTCATCAATGCCCTGGTAATATGGTCTACTGAAGAACATGGCGACGAACTCCGTCCACGTACCAATCCTGTTGTTGTCTGATCTTGATTGGAGATATTGTGTATACATGCTGTTGTATTTCTCAAGCAGTGGCTTCAGCTCATGATTATAACGTTCTTCATGATACACAGCCGCTCTCGGAAGGCGTGGTTTCTGGTCAGGGTCTTCAGCAGGATGTCCGATGCACAGGCCCGATATTGGAATGACATACTCCGGAAGTTCAAGCATTTCAATCACTTCGGCGGATTTCCTGCGTATTCCTCCGATAGCCACAGTACCGAGTCCGAGTGATTCAGCAGCCGTGACGGCGGTTCCGAGAGCGATGCCGACATCCGTTGTTCCTACAATGAGGGAGTCGATATCGTCAGATATGTTCAAAGGCTGCCCCTCCATCTCGCTGGCAATGGATGTGCGGTAGAAATCCGCACAGAATATCAGGAATACAGGCGCTTCCTCAATGTGTTTCTGATTCCCGCACATTTCTGCCAGCTTCCTCTTTCGAGCAGGATCTTTTACAGCAATGATGGAATACTGCTGGCCATTGATCCAATTTGGGGAAGCCTGTACGGCGTCAATTATTTCATCCAAGTGGCGTTCGTCGACCGTCTCAT
This genomic interval carries:
- a CDS encoding GyrI-like domain-containing protein; its protein translation is MMIGKLNDVIDYIEKNLSNDLQLSDVARYVGESDYHFRKLFLYITGMPLSEYIKKRKLSMANQDLVQGHSVTEVAFKYGYNSVEGFSRAFKSWSGMLPSEACRKGAITSFPKLSFYIDVRGGENMEVKLVEMPAFTIAGVEKRVPMQFEGVNDSIMELAKSITEAQRNEMRRLQNIDPQEIVNASYDADEKFMKEEGELTHMIGVLTTETDISDNLDRKHVEACTWAVFPNEGKFPGTMQETMARTHSEWLPSSNYELIEAPTFSFTQMSTEKKDHAYSEIWLPVREVQ
- a CDS encoding NADH:flavin oxidoreductase/NADH oxidase family protein — translated: MKVSESLELRNGITLKNRFFKSAMSETMANGRNQPGEKHVRLYHEWAKGGAGVVVTGNVMVDRNALGEPGNVVIEDEKDMDMLKRWAEKGTEYDTHLWMQINHPGKQSPKTMSKEPVAPSAIPMGEALKGAFNPPRTLENGEIKKIVERYVKTAEVAKKAGFTGVQIHGAHGYLVNQFLSPHDNRRGDEYGGDLENRMRFLMEIYKGMRRVLGETFPISLKLNSSDFNKEGFTEAESFAVVEKMAEMGLDLIEISGGNYEQPKMSTGTDSEVFFLDYAQKLKEKVDIPVVVTGGFRSKESMEAALEKGHTDMIGIARPMVLDPHLPNRIMSGDYKRITTRRLTTGIKGLDEKVGPAVGNVYYAMQLKRIAEGKEAQQHTNAWRPLLHLIATHGPQALKPKRRK
- a CDS encoding NADPH-dependent oxidoreductase, giving the protein MNEVIETLQNHRSFRSYKNETVDERHLDEIIDAVQASPNWINGQQYSIIAVKDPARKRKLAEMCGNQKHIEEAPVFLIFCADFYRTSIASEMEGQPLNISDDIDSLIVGTTDVGIALGTAVTAAESLGLGTVAIGGIRRKSAEVIEMLELPEYVIPISGLCIGHPAEDPDQKPRLPRAAVYHEERYNHELKPLLEKYNSMYTQYLQSRSDNNRIGTWTEFVAMFFSRPYYQGIDEMLNRQKFPGGKK